ATGCTGAACCTGAGATACAAAGCAGATAAGTCTATCCTGGAAGATGTTCTTACAGAAGCAGGCAAAGTAGATGCAAACGCATACACAGCAGAAAGCTACGCAGCATTACAAGCAGCAGTAGCAGAAGCAAGCGATGTATACAACAACGAAAACGCAACCCAGGAAGAAGTAGATGCAGCAGTAACAAGTGTACAAACAGCAATAGATAACCTGGTAGCAGTAGATGGAACCCCTGCTGAAACTCCAACGGAAAACAATAATACAGCTAGAAGCCAGACAGGACAGGAATCCACTACACCAAAAGCAAACGCAGCGAAAACAGGCGACTTTGCACCAATTGCTGGAATGGCAGCAATAGCAATTGCAGGAGCTGCACTGGTTCTCTCCCGTAAGAAAAAATAACTCATAACGTTTTCTTCTTCTCTTTTCTCTCAATAGAATACACAAAGGGTCGGTTTGATAAAACCGGCCTTTTGTGATGTATGGGGGATCCGGATATTATGCAAATCACTTACCGAAAAACGGTATTTTCTTATTTGTTATTTCTAAGTGGATGAAATGGCATAGAAAATTTAATCGTTTATTCATGATTTTCCCCAGTTTTTAAAGATATCCGTAATTCGGAAATTAGCTTATTTAATCTGCTGATTTTTGTCGTATTATTCGTTTTATTTTATCGTATTTCTCCAATTTATTTTCCTGTTTTTGTATATGAGATAACCTGCTTTTGGTAAATGATTTAAACTATTTTGTTAGGAAAAATATGGGTTTGACAAACGATTCTTTTCCTTGCTATGATAGAAAAATACGAAACTTATATTTGAATTGAAATATAAGTTTGGCGGGTTGCAGAGTAGGAAATATTTCGTTTGGCAAACGTTGCTGTTTCATAAAAAATAATATTGGATTGGGAGCTTATGGAATGGGACTTTCAAGACGTTTCCTATGAAAAATAGTCTCCAGTCTTATGGCTGGCGAAATGGAGATATACTGACAGTGTGACAAACAAAAATTTCTATTTGTAGACTTATTTACTTATGACACTAGTATTTTGTTTTACATCGTATTTGATGGCTTTTAAACGACCGATATGTGCTGAATGTACCGCTAAAAATAACAGTTTATTTTATGGAACAGAAATGATTTTATTCCATCTATTGTAAATCATGTTTGGCTTCAAATAGAACCTAGATCGTTTTTTGAATTGGATTCTATTTTTTAGTAAATAAAATAGGGCTTTTCCTAACAGGTAGGCCCACTTTATTTGTATGGACAAGTATAACGGAACCAATTTCTATTATGACAAAATTGATCGAAATATCAAAGGAGAATGAGGATGTTAAAACGCATTATTTTATCTGGCATTAGTTTTTGTATCGCAATCAGCTTAACGGTCCTTTCTGTATTGGCAAAGCAGCAGGCAGTTCCTGAAAAAACGGTTGTTTCGTCACGACCTCCTGTTTCTTCCCTAAGTGTAGAATCTTCCTCCTCGGAAATCGAATCTTCATCGGAAGAGGTTTCATCTTCTGAGCCAGAGAGTTCCGAGCCAGTTTCCAGTGCGCCTCCCGCTCCGGCTCCTGTACAAAAAATTACAGGAAAGGTAACAAAAGACCCCCAGTTTAAACCAACTGAGGAGAACAAAAAAGAGGACCCGCAAAAAAATGAGCATCCAGATGCTGGTCCAGGGGGTTCCATTACGATTCCAGATACCCCAACTACACCGCCAGCATCTTCTGCTCCATCCCAGCCAGAACAAGGGGGAGATACAGCTCCTCCCCAGCCAGGCCCAACCTTCCCAACTGATCCAAATTATACGGGATGGTGGGAAACGGATGGAAAAACCTACTGTTATCAGAACGGACAAAAGATGACAGGTTGGAAGAACATCAATAATATAGGGTATTGGTTTAATGGCAATGGAGAACTTTCCTCTAAAATGGGGATTGACGTTTCAGTCCATCAAGGAAAAATCGACTGGCAAGCGGTAAAATCCGATGGGATTGAGTTTGCATTAATCCGTGTGGGATACCGTGGTAGTGTATCCGGAAAGATTGTAATCGACACCCGGTTTGAGGAAAATGTACGTGCGGCAGCTGCTGCCGGAATTGAATGCGGTGTTTATTTCTTTTCCCAGGCAATCAACGCCGATGAAGGTAGGGCAGAAGCAGAATTTGCATTAAACGCTATTAGTGGTTTGCCAGTTACCGGCCCTGTTATTATTGATACTGAATATGTTGCCTGGAATCCAGGCGCCGGCGATACCGAACCCCGTGGAAACCGTACCAGCACTTCCGCCCGTACGGATGCGGTAGCTGCCTTTTGCCAAACAGTGGCTTCCGCTGGAAAACAAACTATGATTTATGCCAGCCAGTCCTGGTATGAGAATAACCTTCAATTGAGCCGTTTAACTTCCTATCAAAAATGGTTAGCCCGTTGGAGTGAGAGTGTCACTTGGAACCACGATTTTACCATCTGGCAATGTACCGATAAGGGCAAGGTAAAAGGGATTAACGGAAACGTTGACCGCAATGCCTGGAAAATAGGATAAGAATAGTTCATTTTTTAGTTTTCCTTCTCAAATTAGAGTTGCTCCCTGTTGTAGTTATCTTTCTATAACAGGGAAATTTTATTTCTTTCAGGTACAACAAATCTCTAGTTTTAAATAAAAAACCTTTTATGGTTCTAAAAAGAATGGTTTTTAGTTGAATTAAGAACAAATATAAAAATGGTTGTCTGTTAGTGCATTTAGTTAATGATAGTTATCTCAACCAGCTTATCTGATTGCCTCAATCTATTGAAATTATAAGACTGAGGCGCTTTTTGAAACAATGCTATATCGTTTCAGTTTCTCCTTTTGCAAGATTTTAATGGTAACAGAAGCTTTTTATAGGAGTATTCTCCAACAATATAGATACTTTTCTTCTTCTTTAAGATATACGGTTTGAAGGAAGGCGAAATGATAAATTATGCTATTTTACCTTCTCATATGGTTTAATATGATGGAATAGCACAAAAAGGATTGCTGTTATTGATTCATGATAGGATTTTACTTTTGATTCGTTCCTCTTAAACGGCAAAGAAAAAACCAAAGCCCCAAAATAAAGTGGCTTTGGTTTTTCTTTATTGTTTTAAATGGAATATACTTAGATATTAGAAGCTTTCTTTTTGAGGGTGAGTACTAGGACAAGACCTGCAACTGTGATAGCTGCAATTCCTGCAACTGGATTCATATCTCCTGTTTTTGCAGTGTTTGCTTTGGCTGTAGTGCTTTCTTGTCCGGCTTGAGTAGCGTTGTTGTCGGTAGTTGTTGTTTCATTTACGGTTCCATTCACTGCTACCAGGTTATCCATTGCGGTTTGTACACTTGTTACTGCTGCATCTACTTCTTCCTGGGTTGCATTTTCATTTTCCAGTACTGCTTTTGCATCATTTACTGCTGCTGTCAACACTGCGTAGCTTTCCGCTGTGTATGCATTTGCATCTACTTTGCCTGCTTCCGCAAGAACATCTTCCAGGATGGACTTATCTGCTTTGTATCTCAGGTTCAGCATCGCATTTAATAAATCATCCGCTACTTGGTTGATTTCTGCTTGCATAGCATCTCCATCTTCATATACCGCTACTGCTGCTTCTAATGCTGCGGTGAATTCTGCTTTGCCTGCTTCCACATAACGGTCAAGTTCTGCATTGATTTCATTGGCCGCTTCAATCAAAGAAGCTAACGCTGTTTTATCCCCAGCTACAAATCCTAATTTGTGGATTTCATTCAGCAAGGTTTTCCATGCTGTGTCCACTTCTTCCTGGGTAGCCCCAGCATTGCCTGCTACTGTTTTCGCATTTTCCAAAGCAGCGTCAAAGGATTTTTGTACGGATTCGATTGCATTATCATATTCTCCGCTTACTTTGGCATTTTCTGCGTAGGTAATTACTTGGTTTAAAATTGTTTTGTTAATTTTTTCAACCGTGTATTGGTTTGTAATGGTAGTGTTATTATCTTTTGGATAGTTGCTATCAATCGCTAGGGAATTTACAATGCTATTTGCAAAATCGCCCAGTTGCTGCCGCATTTCTTCAGTTAATAAACCTTCTGTTGCTTCTGTACCTGTTTCTGGATCAGCTGGCGTACCGTTAATCAATTCTGATAGGATTTCTTCAAAGTTGACACTGATCCCAATTAAGCCACCAACATTGTTGATTTTTGTAATCAAGTCCTGAACAGTGTAGCCATCCGGAATCATTCTGGTGCTACCTTCAGCTGTCCATCCTACAAACATTGCCATCAGGTTAATCATGGTTTTGGTATTGTCATTTAAAGGTTGGATTAAAACAGTCCTCCCTTCCACTGGAATCCATTCTTTTGTAGTCAAGTTCCAGCCAGCGATACCTGTCAGGTCTTTTAAGGATACCTGATCCAATACCTGGGTAAGCAGGTTGGAAACATGTTGGATAAGCAGATTCACAATTTGGTCAACTACTTCACCACTGCTAATAGCTTGCTCAGCGGAAGCTACCCATGCAGGCATGTTGTCTTTGTTATCGTTTCCAGCTAAATGGCTCTGGTATGCATAGTTCGCAAGGTCTAAAATGGTTTTTGTTTCTGACTCAGTCTGGTATACAGGGACTGCTAATAAATCGCTCGCTAAAGCATCAATGGCATTATCTAAAATAGTAGGGTTCGCCACCATACTGTCCAATGTACCAAATACAGGAGTTAAAGCTTCTTTTAAACCCTGTACAGGGATCGATGCCCAATATCCATCTGGATCTTCTCCTGGAGCAGCATCTGGGGCTTCATCACTGGCAATCCAAATTTTAATGGTATTGCCCTCATAATAAACGTTGGTTCCTGCCTCTGGAGTTGTTGGGAGAAGTAGAGGAAGTGCAACATCAATAAGTTGTTCAATGGTTAAATTACCATCACCGGGGAGGGTATCGCCCAATAAATTGTTGATCAAAGCTTCCAACGCTGGTTTGACTCCACCAGCTTCCGTGATTTGGTCATAATAACCGTGGAGGAAACCATTTACAGTGGTGGATACCATATCAACAGAGAAGCCGTGTTGCTGACCATACGCGGTAATATCTTCAATCGTCTGTTCTTCTCCTGTTAATGGGTTCGTAAAGGTGATTGGGCCTAGGTTTGTTGTAGTAGAAACCGACATGTTTTCAGTTACAACCCCGTTGTCCAGATTTCTGTTAATGGTTACAAAACGCATTGGAGACGGGTAAGTGACAACTGATCCGGTTTCAATATCATACAGAGTATTTCCAGCTTCTGTTGTCATAGTTGCAATATCGTTGGCGTGCATATGACCAGTAAAAATATACTGCATACCGGCGTCAGCGAATTCTTCACTTAAACGTTCATAATCGTTGACCAGGTACATTGGCAAAATAGTAGGTTCCAGTTCGAAGTGTGGAACCATACCATGGTGTTCTAAGCCGATAACAGTATCGCCACGGTCTTTTGCTTCTTTAATTTGTTCTAAAATCCAATTTTCCAAATCGGCACTAATGGCACCGGAAGTTTCGTGTTCATCTAAGCCAGAATCGGTATTGTCGGCACTATAACGTGCAGAATCAATCGCAATTACAGTATAGCCATCTTCTGGACGAGCTACATAAGATAAACCACCAGCTTCTTTTCCTTCAGGAGGAGTGTAAGTATCAATAATACTTTCATCTTCAAATGTTACATCGCTGTAGATTTGTTTAAAATCCTCTGGTTCTGTGCGTCCTGCTGGAATAGCGGTGCCATCTTCCGTATTAAAGTTCATAGCATTAGAGTTTCGGAGGTCATGGTTGCCAGGTACAACATATACTTTTAAGTTTGGAACTTCTTCTTTTAAATGTTCCAATTTTTCTGCCAGTTGCTCATGGCCTTCTTTTTCACCGTCTTTGGTCAAGTCGCCAGAGATCATCAGTACATCAGGTTGGTCTTCCTTTACGGTTTCCAACATTTTATCTAAAATGGCAGCACTTTCTGTAAACATTTTACGGTCGCTGTTCAGGTGATTGGTATAATCGGTGGTATCCTTGATCATATCAGGGGACAAATAGTGGGTGTCGGACAAAACAGCAATTTTTAATTGTTCCTCTTGTTGTTTTGACATTATAGCTGCGCTAACAGGAAGCGCTTGGCCTAACAGCAATGTAGCGGAAAGTAACGCTGCAATACTGCCTTTTAGCCATTTTTTTGAAAAATGCATAGTACGTTCTCCTTTGTTTACGATAATTTTATGTCCTAAAATATAAATTTTCCTTTATCCATCTTTGAATTTCCTGTTTTTTTCAGTATATCACGAATGGGAACAATATATTTTGAACAATTACCATTCTATCTCAATTGTGTAAAAAGAGAAGCAAAATTAGGTTAAACCTATATCAAATTTTCCAGAATTTATCATTTTATGAGTGAAGTTAGCCGTTATTGATAGAAAAATGAAAAAGATAGTACTATAATCTAAAGAAGGGAAAATTGTAGGTATCCAATTAAAAGTGTCATTTCTATTATTATTTTTGTGAAATTTTAAAAAAACGCTTGCTTTTTTATTTGTGTTGTGCTATCATAGATAGGCAATGAGTATTTGATAACAGGAATATTCGAATAGAAATTATACTCTTGGAGGTGAATGCGATCATGAAACCAGGAATTCATCCAAATTACGAAAAAACCACAATCACATGTGCTTGCGGTAATGTAATTGAAGTCGGTTCTACCAAAAAAGACATCAAAGTTGAAATTTGTTCTAAATGCCATCCGTTCTTTACTGGCAGACAAAAATTGGTTGATGCCGGCGGACGTGTTGATAGATTTAACAGAAGATTTAATCTCAACAAATAAGAACAGTAAGCGGTGTATCAGTACACCGCTTTCCTTCTTTTTACAGACGATTTTTTTGATATCCCACAAAAGGGGGAATCTCAATTGGATTATGTGACAATTGCGGATTATGCTACTGATGAGTTTATCGAGCGGAAATCTCGCTTTATTGGTTTTATTAAACCGGTGAAAACAAAAGCGGAAGCAGAGGCGTTTATCGCTGAAATCAAATCCAAGCATTATGACGCCACCCACAATGTTTCCGCTTATATTGTAAGGGAAGAGCGGATTGAACGGTATTCCGATGATGGGGAACCTCAAGGGACAGGAGGAGTCCCCATGCTGGAAGTCCTCAAAAAAGAGGGGTTGACCGATGTGTGTGCTGTGGTGACCCGTTATTTTGGCGGAATCCTGCTAGGAGCAGGAGGACTGGTACGGGCTTATTCCCATGGATGTAGCATTGCGGTACATGCGGCACAAAAAATTTTGATGTGTGACTGCGAGCGCCTTACTTTAAATTTTGACTATAGCCTATATGGTAAAATTAATTACCTGTTGCCCAACTACAATATCAAATTGGAACAATCCGATTTTGCTGACCGGGTTACCCTACAGCTTCTGGTTCGTTTGGATACGGCGGAACAGCTAAAAAAGGATTTGATTGAGGCGTGTAATGGGCAAATTATCCTCGATACGGTAGAACAGGTATTTACCGATTATCCTTATATCGAAGAATAGGACAATAAAACAGCGCATATTGTTGTATGTCACTAATACTGATGTGAATATAGGTATAGTGAACTCTTTTTATTGTTGATGGAATGAAAATATTGGTTTCCATACAAGGGGTGCAGTTATGTTGTATAGCTGTTTTCTATAAAATAGGGCTATTGATATGATAGGCGTTATCGTAGAAAACAATTTGGAGGTAATTGGGTTGATGAAGGTAAATAATCCCAAATAAAAGGATTTATTTTCAACCTAAACCAAGAAAAATAAAAAATTGAAAAAATAAAAAAGGTTTTTTTGTCCTTTTTCGGTATATTATTATTAGAACAGGAAAATAGATGCGGAAAGGGGAGATAAAAATGACGATTCGGGAACGGATTGAACAACAGGAAGAACAGACATTAAGCAAATATGCCACCTTGGCAAAGAACACCAAGGGCAGAGCGACCTATCAAAAGCCCTGTGATATCCGCACGGAATTTCAACGGGACCGGGACCGCATTTTGCACTGTAAAGCCTTTAAACGGCTGCGGTACAAAACCCAGGTTTTTTTATCTCCGGATTCTGATCATTACCTAACTCGTTTGGTACATACCTTAGAAGTGGCGCAGATTGCCCGTACAATCGCCAGGGGGCTGCGAATCAACGAAGATTTGACCGAAGCCATCGCCCTGGGGCATGACCTGGGGCACACCCCATTCGGCCATGCGGGGGAACGGGTGTTAAATGAGATCTGCCCCCATAAATTCCATCATGCGGAAAACAGCGTGCGGGTAGTCACCGTGCTAGAAAAGGAAGGCAAAGGGCTGAACCTGACGGCGGAAACCCTGGATGGAATCCGCAACCATTCCTTTGGGCACGCCCAAACCCTGGAAGGCCGCCTGGTAAAAATCGCGGATAAAGTGGCGTATATCAACCATGATATTGAGGATGCCATCCGGGCTGGCGTTTTGACCAAAGAGGATTTACCTCAAGACTGCATTGAGGTGTTAGGGGATACGAAAAGCAAGCGGATTACGACGATTGCCACCTCAATTTTGGAGTACACCAAAGAGGATATCGCCATGGCACCAGAAGTGTTACAGGCGCATAATAAGCTGCGGAAATTTATGTTTGAACATGTGTATTTAGCGGTGCCTGCAAAACAGGCAGAAGAAGCGAAAGCGGTACAGGTTGTGGAGCAGATGTACCACTATTACCTTACCCATGAGAAAGAGCTGCCGGAGTTTTACCGGCAAATTGCCCAAAAAGAAGATTTACACCGTGCTGTGTGCGATTATATTTCCGGGATGTCCGACCATTATATTGTGGAACGGTATTTGGATTTGTTTGTACCCCATTCCTGGAAAGGACTAAAACAATAAGGAGGGATGCCTATGGCGATTAGTGAAAGCTTTATTCAACAGCTGCGGATGGCATGCGATATTACCTCCATTGTTTCCTCCTATGTGGAGCTAAAGCGGGAAGGGCGAAATAAAAAATGCCTTTGCCCGTTCCATTTGGAAAAAACCCCTTCTTTGGTGGTATATGAGGATACCCAGTCGTTCTATTGTTTTGGATGCGGCACAGGTGGAGACGTCATCACCTTTATTATGAAGATTGAAAACCTGGATTATGTGGAGGCGGTCAAATTTCTGGCTGCCCGGGTTGGGTTGACTGTCCCGGAGGATGGCCAGGATGATAAGCTAGCGAAACAGCGTTCCAGGATTTTGGCGTTAAACCGGGAAGCTGCCCGGTTTTTCCACCAGAGTTTGAAATCTCCCGAAGGAAGGGAAGGGCTGGCTTATTTTGCCCAAAGGCGGCTGACCAAAAAGACCATCATAACCTATGGTTTGGGGTACGCCCCCAACCAATGGCATGCTCTGTTAGATCACATCAAATCCAAAGGCTATTCTTACGAGGAAGCAGCACTGGCGGATTTGGCGGTAAAATCCAAAAACGGACGGTATTATGATAAATTTCGGAACCGTGTTATTTTCCCCATCATTGATTTGCGGGGGAATGTGATTGGGTTTGGCGGTAGGGTCTTAGATGATAGCCAGCCAAAATATCTGAATTCCTCAGATACGCCAGTATTTAAAAAGAGCCGGAACCTGTTTTCCTTAAACTTCGCCAAAAATTCACCAGAAAAAAACCTGATTTTAGCGGAGGGATATATGGATGTGATTGCCATGTACCAGGCTGGGTTCCACAATGTGGTGGCAACGTTAGGGACGGCACTCACTGCGGAACAGGCGCGGCTGATTTCCCGATATGCCAATGAGGTGATTATCGCTTACGATTCGGACGAAGCGGGGCAGATTGCCACCACCAGGGCATCCAATCTATTTGAGGAAGCTGGCGTGGAGGCAAGGGTGCTGGAAATCACCGGAGCAAAAGACCCGGATGAATACATTAAAACCTACGGTGCAGACCGTTTTAAAGTATTATTGGAGCAATCCGAAAATGTAATCAAAAGTAAACTAAAGCGGCTAAAATCCAGGTACAACCTGGATGAACCGGAAGAACAGGTCAAATACATCCATGAGTATTGCCTGATGATTTCGGAACTTTATGATAAGCTGGAGCGGGATGTTTACGCTGGGAGCTTGGCTGTGGAATGCAATCTTTCCAAAGCAGCCGTGTTGGAACAGGTCGAACACCTGCGAAAACAGCAGTATCGACGGAAAAAAAGCAAAGAATGGAAGGAAATCCAGTCTGGAAAAGCAGTTTATGTGGATAAAATCAATCCGGAACGTGTAAAATATCCAAAAGAGGCAAAAGCGGAGGAAGGAATCCTCTATTTTCTATTAAACCATCCTGATTTTGTCAGCTATATTTTGGAACGGATTCAGCCGGAGCAGTTTATCACTAGCTGGAACCAAAAATTATTTGCTTTAATCATACAAAAAATACAACAGGATAGCCCGTTGGAATTAACCTATTTTAACGAACAGCTCTCTCCAGATGAAATGGGGCGTTTGGCGCGGATTTTATCCGAAAACAGAGATTTAAACCATACCAAAGAAAGCTTAGACGATTACATTGCCGTTATCCTGCAACACGCCCATAAATTGCAGGACGCCGAGCGCAGCCGTTTCTCTCTAGACGATTATGAGCAATATCGTCAGGAGCTTTTCAAAAACAAAGGAAAAAAATGAATGTGAAAGGGGAACCTTTATGCCTGCTAAAAAGAATGTTACGAATGAACCTGCAAACCATCCAGTGGACCCAAAGGCTGTTACTGCTGAACTGCTGGAAAAAGGGAAGCAAAAAGGAAAATTAACCTCCCAGGAGATTGCAGTTGCTCTGGAAGAACTGGATTTTGATGTAGACCAGGTGGAAAAACTGTATGAGTCCTTTGAACAGTATAACATAGAAGTGATTGAAGATATTGACGAAGATTTGGATATTGATTTTGCTTTGGATGTTAACCTCAACCAGGACTTGGAAGCCACGATTGCGGCGGAAGGGATCAATATTGACGACCCGGTAAAGGTTTATTTAAAGGAAATCGGCAAAGTTCCTCTTTTAACAGCAGAGGAGGAAATCGAGCTGGCGCAGCGGATGTCGGACGGCGACCCATATGCTAGAAAACGCCTTTCCGAAGCAAACCTTCGTTTGGTAGTCAGCATCGCGAAACGCTATGTAGGCCGCGGTATGCAGTTTTTGGATTTGATTCAGGAAGGCAACCTGGGCTTAATCAAAGCGGTAGAAAAATTTGACTATACCAAAGGGTTTAAGTTCTCCACCTATGCGACCTGGTGGATTCGCCAGGCAATCACCCGTGCCATCGCGGACCAGGCAAGAACTATTCGTATTCCGGTACACATGGTGGAAACCATTAACAAAGTAAAAAAAATAAGCAGCCAGTTGCTGCATAAAAATGGCCACGATGCCAGTGCGGAAGAAATTGCGGAAGTACTGGAAATGCCGGTGGATAAAGTGCGGGAAATCATGCGGGTATCCCAGGAACCAGTTTCGTTGGAAACCCCAATCGGTGAAGAAGAAGACAGCCATTTGAGCGACTTTATTCCGGATGACGATGCACCAGCACCAGCAGAAGCAGCTTCCCACACCTTGTTAAGGGAACAGCTAGGAGAAGTGCTGAGCACCTTAACCGACCGTGAGGAAAAAGTACTCCGCCTGCGTTTCGGTTTGGAAGATGGCCGTTCCCGTACCCTGGAAGAAGTGGGAAAAGAATTTAATGTTACTAGGGAACGTATCCGCCAGATTGAGGCAAAAGCTCTGCGGAAACTGCGGCATCCAAGCCGTTCCAAAAAATTAAAAGACTTTTTGGATTAATGGATTCGAGGGAAAATCAATGTATATTAATCTGGAATCGGATTATGCTGTCCGTATTGTCAGTTTTTTATGCCGGGACGGTATGAAGTACGACGCCAAGACCATTGCGGAAAATACTGGGGTGACCCTGCGGTTTGCCCTGAAAATTCTGCGGAAACTGGTGGCGGCGGGGATTGTAAAATCCTATAAAGGGACACAGGGCGGCTACAAAATCGCCAAGCCCGCCGATGAAATCACCTTGCTGGAAGTAATTGAAACAATGGAAGGCCGGTATTGTTTTAGCCGCTGCCTAAACGAGGAACACAGCTGTGGGGATTGGTGTTCTGGAATGGGGTGCAAGGTACAACGGGTGTACTCCAAAATTACCGACCAGGTGCGGGAGGAATTATCCAAAGTAACCTTTAAAACCATTTAATTACATAATATTGGTATAAAAATCGGAATCCTATCCAATCCTACCTAGGGGAATATGGCGTAAAATAGGCAAACTATATGAAAAAAAGCTTGAGAAAAAAATTCCTCAAGCTTTTTTGTTATTTATTCTTGACTTTAGTATACCCATGTGGTACAATATTATACTGTATCATAATGGACTTGTATGCTCTACTGTTATTATTGTATCATACAATCGGACAAAATGCAATAGTAAACTTTGTGAAAACTTTTTGCAACTTTTTTGGGAATTGTGCAATACATTTAAGTTTTTATAAAGGGTGCTTGCGTTGAAAATAGAATGGAGGAATTAAGCCTATGGTGAATGTCAAACCTGTTAAATTAGGAAAAAAAACCAGAATGAGCTTTGCACGGATCAATGAAGTGCTGGAAATGCCAAACTTGATTGAGGTGCAGAAAAATTCATATGAATGGTTTCGGACAGAGGGTTTGAAAGAAGTTTTTCGCGACTCGGCCTATATTTCCGACCATACCGGAAACCTGGTATTGGAATTTGTGGATTATCGCTTTGACGATAAGCTCAAATACGATGTGCTGGAATGTAAAGAGCGCGACACCACCTATGCGGCTCCGCTGCGGGTAAAAACAAGGCTGATTAACAAGGAGACCGGCGAGGTTAAAGAGCAGGAAATTTTCATGGGTGATTTCCCTCTTATGACGGATAGCGGTACTTTTGTCATTAACGGTGCGGAACGTGTTATTGTTTCCCAGTTGGTTCGTTCCCCAGGGGTTTACTATGGCAGTGAATATGACAAAACCGGTAAGAAAAAATTCTCTACCACCGTCATTCCAAACCGTGGCGCATGGCTGGAATATGAAACCGATTCCAATGATGTTTTCTATGTTCGGATTGACAAAAACCGTAAAATTCCAATTACGGTATTTATCCGTGCTTTGCTGCGCATTAAAGATGATTCCAATTTAAGCGATGCGGAAGTATTTACTGACCAATACGGCACTGATCAGGAAATTTACGAAATTTTTGGCGAAGATAGACGCATGGTGCAGACCATCACGGACAAGGATAATACCAAAAATGGGGAAGAAGCGTTGCTGGAAGTCTACCGCAAACTCCGTCCAGGTGAACCACCAACACTGGATAGCGCTGTTACCCATTTAAGAAATCTCTTCTTTGATGACCGCCGCTATGACCTTTCTAAAGTAGGGCGTTATAAATACAACAAAAAACTGGCGATTGCAAATCGTTTGACCGGCCATGTATTGGCAGAACCAGTGGTAAACGAGTTAACTGGCGAACTCTTAGGGGAAAAAGGCGAAACTTTGACTTATGAACGTGCGCTGGCAATCGAAAAAGCTGGTGTGGATACCGCTTATATTGATGTGGAAGGCGAAATCGTTAAAGTGATTTCCAACGGCATGGTGGATATCACCGATTTTGTGGACATCGACCCAGAAGCGTTCGACATCGGGGAAAAAGTCCGCTTCCGTGTATTAAAAGATATTTTGGAA
This is a stretch of genomic DNA from Clostridium facile. It encodes these proteins:
- a CDS encoding glycoside hydrolase family 25 protein, producing MLKRIILSGISFCIAISLTVLSVLAKQQAVPEKTVVSSRPPVSSLSVESSSSEIESSSEEVSSSEPESSEPVSSAPPAPAPVQKITGKVTKDPQFKPTEENKKEDPQKNEHPDAGPGGSITIPDTPTTPPASSAPSQPEQGGDTAPPQPGPTFPTDPNYTGWWETDGKTYCYQNGQKMTGWKNINNIGYWFNGNGELSSKMGIDVSVHQGKIDWQAVKSDGIEFALIRVGYRGSVSGKIVIDTRFEENVRAAAAAGIECGVYFFSQAINADEGRAEAEFALNAISGLPVTGPVIIDTEYVAWNPGAGDTEPRGNRTSTSARTDAVAAFCQTVASAGKQTMIYASQSWYENNLQLSRLTSYQKWLARWSESVTWNHDFTIWQCTDKGKVKGINGNVDRNAWKIG
- a CDS encoding YigZ family protein, producing MTIADYATDEFIERKSRFIGFIKPVKTKAEAEAFIAEIKSKHYDATHNVSAYIVREERIERYSDDGEPQGTGGVPMLEVLKKEGLTDVCAVVTRYFGGILLGAGGLVRAYSHGCSIAVHAAQKILMCDCERLTLNFDYSLYGKINYLLPNYNIKLEQSDFADRVTLQLLVRLDTAEQLKKDLIEACNGQIILDTVEQVFTDYPYIEE
- a CDS encoding deoxyguanosinetriphosphate triphosphohydrolase, producing the protein MTIRERIEQQEEQTLSKYATLAKNTKGRATYQKPCDIRTEFQRDRDRILHCKAFKRLRYKTQVFLSPDSDHYLTRLVHTLEVAQIARTIARGLRINEDLTEAIALGHDLGHTPFGHAGERVLNEICPHKFHHAENSVRVVTVLEKEGKGLNLTAETLDGIRNHSFGHAQTLEGRLVKIADKVAYINHDIEDAIRAGVLTKEDLPQDCIEVLGDTKSKRITTIATSILEYTKEDIAMAPEVLQAHNKLRKFMFEHVYLAVPAKQAEEAKAVQVVEQMYHYYLTHEKELPEFYRQIAQKEDLHRAVCDYISGMSDHYIVERYLDLFVPHSWKGLKQ
- the rpmE gene encoding 50S ribosomal protein L31 — encoded protein: MKPGIHPNYEKTTITCACGNVIEVGSTKKDIKVEICSKCHPFFTGRQKLVDAGGRVDRFNRRFNLNK
- a CDS encoding metallophosphoesterase encodes the protein MHFSKKWLKGSIAALLSATLLLGQALPVSAAIMSKQQEEQLKIAVLSDTHYLSPDMIKDTTDYTNHLNSDRKMFTESAAILDKMLETVKEDQPDVLMISGDLTKDGEKEGHEQLAEKLEHLKEEVPNLKVYVVPGNHDLRNSNAMNFNTEDGTAIPAGRTEPEDFKQIYSDVTFEDESIIDTYTPPEGKEAGGLSYVARPEDGYTVIAIDSARYSADNTDSGLDEHETSGAISADLENWILEQIKEAKDRGDTVIGLEHHGMVPHFELEPTILPMYLVNDYERLSEEFADAGMQYIFTGHMHANDIATMTTEAGNTLYDIETGSVVTYPSPMRFVTINRNLDNGVVTENMSVSTTTNLGPITFTNPLTGEEQTIEDITAYGQQHGFSVDMVSTTVNGFLHGYYDQITEAGGVKPALEALINNLLGDTLPGDGNLTIEQLIDVALPLLLPTTPEAGTNVYYEGNTIKIWIASDEAPDAAPGEDPDGYWASIPVQGLKEALTPVFGTLDSMVANPTILDNAIDALASDLLAVPVYQTESETKTILDLANYAYQSHLAGNDNKDNMPAWVASAEQAISSGEVVDQIVNLLIQHVSNLLTQVLDQVSLKDLTGIAGWNLTTKEWIPVEGRTVLIQPLNDNTKTMINLMAMFVGWTAEGSTRMIPDGYTVQDLITKINNVGGLIGISVNFEEILSELINGTPADPETGTEATEGLLTEEMRQQLGDFANSIVNSLAIDSNYPKDNNTTITNQYTVEKINKTILNQVITYAENAKVSGEYDNAIESVQKSFDAALENAKTVAGNAGATQEEVDTAWKTLLNEIHKLGFVAGDKTALASLIEAANEINAELDRYVEAGKAEFTAALEAAVAVYEDGDAMQAEINQVADDLLNAMLNLRYKADKSILEDVLAEAGKVDANAYTAESYAVLTAAVNDAKAVLENENATQEEVDAAVTSVQTAMDNLVAVNGTVNETTTTDNNATQAGQESTTAKANTAKTGDMNPVAGIAAITVAGLVLVLTLKKKASNI